cacactgaaggcagcctcagtgctgtgctatctccatCCCCACCCTCTCTAAAATCAAGCTGAAAAGAAACTGAGTTTGCTCATACTTGAACCACAGCAATCATTCATGTTTGGCTTAATATTTTCTTAGTCTCCAGTGAGTATTCTTAATTAGCTTCTATCTTTATAATGTAGTAGTAAAAATATAGTCCCTGATGTCACTAGGATTATGGAGTAGAAACATTCCTCCAAAGGCCATAGTACTAATAAACATGTAATCAAAACAAATGGGGTTCCTTATGAGTAGCCAAAAAATTCAGTTAGACCTACGAGGGACCTTTCAGTAGGTTGAGGTGTGCTTGCTTCCTGAGTAACTTGTGAACTATCAAAATATTGTAAACATACATAGGAGTTCATTAGGTTAAGAGTAAACATACATAGGAGTTCATTAGGTTAAGAGTAAACCTGCGAGtgtttcagaaagaaaaatagtatgTGCAAATGCCCTGTGGCAAGTAAAGGGTTGAAAATTATAATAGGCTAAGAGAAATTCAAATCTTTGAAAAGGGCAAGGAAGGGGGGGCCTtaatagagtaagagagaggaagacttgtTCTGGCTAGAATTATTATGTTTTTCAGATCTGAAAGTCAGGTGTGACAGAACCATTATGAAAAGCAAAAGTCTATGAACCCAATTCTGTTAATTTCACCAGAAGTAAGCATTTCTCATGCTTCCTGGCCATTCATGATTATTTTTACTATGCTCTGCTATCATTtaggtttttttaatatatatgttttgttgGTGATGTTTAAAAAAAGTTTACAATGCACATTTCTGCTGTGCCTGTTGCATTGAGTAACTTGAAATGACACTAGCTGTCTAAAGAAGGCCTCCCCCTTAACCACTGAAGAGCCAGCTGGTAGAGCACTTACCTCCATAGCATTGAATGGGACTATACAGGAAGATCTCTAGGACATGCTGAGTGCATTGTTGTCACAGTGGAAATAAACAGGCAATGTGAGATGACAAGAGTGCATGTCTATGTTTAAAAGGTCACTGAGACTCAGGAATGAGAGGGAAAGTAGGGCAACTGGGAGGCCCTTATGGCAAATAATGGTAGCTCTGGTCAGGAGAAGCAGTTTGAAAATGGAGAGGAATGAATGGACTCGGGATATATTCAGGAGCTGAAGTGAGCTCTAGTGGCACTAGCAGTAACTTAAGACACACTGGAGGAAGTAGTAAACCTGTATCTCCTCCCTTACTTCTGAATGTTTCAGATGCTTCCATTTTGAACCCATGTGTCAAAGAAACAACTTTGAAGTTGAACACGTAGATCTAAGCAAGAGAGGATGAAAAAGtgttatagggggccaggtggtagtgcacagtgttaagcacacattatgTGAAGCACatggatccccacctgaagggagggtttgcacttcacaagtggtgaagcaggtcctcctgcaggtgtctacctttctctcccccatctgtcttcccctcctctctcaatttctctatctctctgtcctattcaacaaaaacaacagcagcaacaacaacaatggaaaaaaaacatgtcctccaggagcagtggattcgtagtgcaaacaccgagccccaatgataacctaggagatagaataaataaataaatagaaaaatcatatatatatatatacacatacatatatatatatataaacataaccAGTGACAAGCTTATCTCCAGAGAAAACAATTTTAAAGTAATCCATAATGTTTTAATCTTTATAAAAGAGTTTGTGCATTGTTAGTCACAAGAATGGCCCTAGGATCTCTGACTGAGGACAAAAAGTGATTGAGGGAGTTCAACTGCTGACCACTAGGGTGCAGCATTTGAGTTAAAGCCATTCTACCACAAACTTTCCCCAGACCAGAAAACAGAAAGGACAGAGGCACTGTAACCAGGCTATTATAGAATGGACAGACTCCTTGCATGGGTGCTTTAACTGTGTTTTTCAGTGTCCTTGGAAAACTCTCTTGAGTTCATTATTGTCTAGCATCCTTTCAGGATTCTTGCCTCCACAACCTCTGTCCTTTTCTTGGGGTCAGTACTGCCTCTGTGGTCTGAGGACTCCACCGGCCTTACTTATTCAGTTTCGGACGACCGACCACTGCCTTCACTGTGGCACCTCTGCAGAAGTTGTGGATCAAGTCAAAGAAACAACTGACAAAGTGATAGCAGACATCTCAAATGTAAACTTCTGTATCCATGAGAATTTGGGACCAAAAGGTTAGATaagttttcatgtctttttttttcttcctctcagttGCAGGATCATTACCTGTCTCTTAGAGGTTTTATGGGTTCTTCCACTCCCCACCACCAGTGCTGAAGTCTTCTGGGAAATGAGTTTTGTGTAGGTTTGTCTAAAAGGAACTTTTTTTCTGGTCTGTGTTCAGCCTTCAGTGTCTTAGATGAGGGTTTCATAAAAAGGAAGCAAGGAGTGAGTACAGATTGCATGGTATCCTGAAGCAAAGAGAGAGTAGTTTATTGTGAGAAGTCATACATACCCTTAATTTGTCACTGAGTTGTGTTTTAAGTTTGGTGCATACTGCCTTGTTTCCTTGTGAATTCCTAAAGGTTTTTGAAAGAGTTTGTATGTCTGGCCTTTCCTCAGATCATCTGGAAGGTTTTCTGCTTTGATCCACATGGTTGACTTTTGATTTGAGATCTGACATTGTCAAGAACTGTCATAATTTTGCTGATTATCTGACTTTGGCTCAGGTGCAGTAAATTCCTCCCAGGGCTTGCTGCATGCCAAGAAGAGGGTAAAAACCATCATACCTTTCCAGCAGGCTTTTTAATGTCTGGTGGATGTTGCTGCATCAGAAATAGAACATAGAGGCACTTAGTTACCTGTGAGGCTGGTGAAATGTTTATGTTCTCAGGCAGTTTCCACTTGACTATGATAACAATCAGTTAAGTGATtggacgaaaaaaaaaaaaagaaagagaaacactaaaCAACAGTCAGGGCACTTCTTGAAGAGAGAGGTCTATTGGACAGGCAAGTGTTTGTCTGCCCTTTCTTTTACTTTGGGTCATTCTTCAACACAGTTACCTTGTTTTTCCCACCAGGTGGTTGACCAGATCGATACCTTGACCTCTGACCTGCAGTTGGAGGATGAGATGACTGACAGCTCCAAAACGGACACTTTCAACAGCAGTTCCAGCGGCACCACAGCCTCCAGCATCGAGAAGATCAAAGAGCAGGCCAAGGCTCCCCTCATTAAGCCCCCCGCACACCCATCTGCCATCCTCACGGTCCTGAGAAAGCCGAACCCCCCACCACCTCCGCCACGGTTGACACCTGTCAAGTGTGAAGACTCCCAGCAGACTGCTGTGCCAGCCATCAACCCGGTCAAAACCAATGGCACCCTCCTGCGAAACGGAGGTTTGCAGAAAGCACCGAACAAAATCCCCAATGGGGACATCTGCTGCATCCCCACTAATAACTTGGACAAGATGCCAGTGCCGCCTCTGATACATAGACCTGAAAAGGACAGGTGTCCGCAGGCGGGACCCAGGGAACGGGTCCGGTTTAATGAGAAAGTGCAGTACCATGGCTACTGCCCGGACTGTGACACCCGCTATCACATCAAACACAGGGAGGTGCACTTGCACAGCGACCCTGTCCACCCCCTGGCCAAGCTTCCTCACCCAGGCCCGCCTCTCCCACCTCCGCCCCATCTCCCGCCTTTCCCCCTGGAAAATGGGGGGCTGGGAATAAGCCACAGTAACAGCTTTCCCCCTCTCAGACCTGCAGCTGTGCCTCCTCCCACTGCACCAAAACCACAGAAGACCATCTTGAGGAAGTCCACCACCACAACAGTGTGATGTATGCCTTTTTTGAACAAacattttgttactttttttttctttttagtttctatattataaacattaaaaaaattaagtaatgagCACTTTCTCCTCAAGCAATAAAATGCCCAAATATATTATTCCTGCATTCAGCAAAGTGACATACCAAACACCTGGTAAGTATATAGACCTGCCTCCTccttattattatgtttattattcTGGACATACATTATTTACATAGTACCATCAGAAATCGCAGAAtcaggggccacgtggtggcacacctggttgagcgcatatgtcacAATGCATAAGAAACTgaatttgaacccccagtccccatctgcaaggggaaagctttgagactgGTGAAGtactgtggcaggtgtctctctgtctctctcccttctctactgcccacttccctctcaatttctgactgtctctatccaatacataaataaagataataaaaaaaattttgaaaataaatcaCAGAATCAGCTGCAATTAATGTTATTTTTCCTGTTGACCCATGGCCAACTGTGAACTGTAgagtttatatattttgttgttaGACATGGAAttgaattaaattttatttttattttcatattaaatTCACATTAAATCTCTATTTTAATATCACACTGTTAATTTTGaactagtatctttatttatttacttttttaataaattgtatttatttatttatttatttttattaaagaaaggattaattaacaaaaccatagggtaggaggggtacaactccacacaattcccaccgcccaatctccatatcccaccccctcccccgatagctttcccattctctatccctctgggagcatggacccagggtcattgagggttgcagaaggtagaaggtctggcttctgtaattgcttccccgctgaacatgggcgttgactggtcggtccatactcccagtctgcctctctctttccctagtaggatgggtctctggggagtccccagagacccatcctactagggaaagagagaggcaaattgTATTTATGTTAATGTGatacaggagagagggagagagagaaagagacaccagagctctcctcaactctggtttatagtggtgctgctgcttgaacctgggacctcagtatttcaggcatgaaagtctttggcataaccattatgctatcatcctGGCCCCTGAACTAATTCTTTTCAATAAGAATTTAAGAACTTTTAATACTGATCTTTATTATTTGTACTGAAACTGTGTGCCTCTCCTTTTGCATTGTTGCATGCAGAGGATAATAACAAACATTTTATAATCCAcattataaagtctgaatatgttCTATTTTTATGCAATGAAAGAATTTGGTGTTTGGAACTGTTAGATGTCAATAGGCATGAGTAAGTTATGGCATAATTAAAGTGCCTCAGAATTAAGGGAATGCATTGATGCATTGAATCTCATGTTAATACTCATCAAAATGGAGAATAACTCCAATAATTTGGAGATCACAGCAAGTGTAGCAGAATTTCCTCATTTAAATACCATAATAAAGCTCATAAATAGAATGCAACATATTTATGTGTAGTTCAAGGACAGTCCACTGGCTGCCCCCTCCACTGCTGCCCCCCTTATATGTTCTGTAGTCAGCCATACTCTAGGATATACTGTGAACCAGTTGTCTATTGCACTGCTTATCTAAAGGAGGAAACTCCTATGTCTAGGAGAAACATAGACAGGGGGTGGGGACGGGGTGGGATCTGGGAGGGGTGGAGGTAGAATAAGAGGCTTCTGGAATAAGATAATTTAACAGTGGTGTATTTATGTGTATAATGCTCCAGTTTAGGCCACTTAACCCCCATAGGctaagttcactttttttttaaagtttatttttaaatttatttttatttttattcccttttgttgcccttgttgttttattgttgtagttattattgatgtcgttgttgttggataggacagagagaaatggagagaggaggggaagacagagagggggagagaaagacagacacctacagacctgcttcactgcctgtgaagggacctgcctgcaggtggggagctgggggcttgaaccgggatcctgacgccggtccttgagcttagcaccacctgcacttaacccactgcgctacagcccaactcccgctaAGTTCACTTTTAACTATCATAATTTGGACTGGTTTGTTATAaagctagaaataaacctaactctCTGGAATCATGATGCCAAGTGCATGTCTGGACACAATTGGTTCATGTAGTGACAAAAGAAGAGGAAGTCATCTTTCATGGAAATTTGTTTATTGTTGAATTTCTTAAATTGCTCTGGATATTTGCCTATAGATCTCAAAACTTTAATCTTTGCTGCTACAGGGAGGCAGTCTTCCATCATATTTCTTTGTTGCCTTTTACAAATTGTATTATGGTCATTTGGAAGgctgtattttattaattttataaagGAATATACTATGCTTCAAGCAGCATAACAAAATGggctttattttaaaagtaagtatCAATGAATaagagaaattcttttttttttagtggctcaaaatttttttattttttaaatttttttaaatttttatttattttttaattttatttatttatttaagaaaggagacattaacaaaatcataggatgggggtaaaattccacacaatctccatatcccatcgcttcacctgatagctttcccattctctatccctctgggagcatggacccagggtccttgtgggttgcagaaggtgggaggtctggcttctgcttccccgctgaacatgggcattgactggtcagtccatactcccagtctgcctctctctttccctagaagggtgagtctctgggaaagcggagctcaaGGATgcattggtgtggtcttcagtccagggaagcctggctggcatcctgatggcatctggaacctggtggctgaaaagagagttaacatacaaagccaaacaaattgttgaagaatcatggacccaaaggttggaatagtggagatgaagtgttggggggtactcactgcaaactctagtgtactatggctttcaggtatatatttgccctagtttatggatacctgtgaacatatgctctagctcctggaacctggtctatatctaggttttgggactttgttaggaagtgaaccacctgggatggaattagagaatactatgaaaggaaaggtctcacctgagtgatgaagctgaagggttgtcgtcccacacctgaagtctctggacacaatctgaagtgaagcatgctggggtagcacttgttgcgttgatttaggttgcgatcagcagatgcaatattatttgataagaattgggagaaattCCATgttgtgattatttttttatttctttattgggaaattaatggtttacagtcaacagtagaatacaatagtttgtacatgcataacatttcctagttttccacataacagttcaaccccccccaccatcatgttccaggacctaaaccctccctccCCTATGTTATAATTCTAATTAGTATAATTTTGTTCTTCATGTGTTGAATATGAAGTGAAAGAAGGATAACCTAACTTTCTAGTAAtatacaaagcaaagcaaaaagctaATAATCTAAAATTTACTAATATTAGTAAATGTTatgatcaataaataaataaatgagagacagaaaaactaatGAATTATTAAATACTAAAGTAATATGTTAACACTTTATTTCTAGTTAAAAAGGAAGTTTatgggtctggggagataatataatggttaagcaaaaagtcacagattcaatttcctgcactgccataagcagagctgaacagtgttctggtctctctttctctatctatctctatctctttctctatctctatcttcctatatctctctcattaaactaaaacaaataaaatatattttaaaagagggtCTTTTAGAGCAAATTGGTTATCTGGATCTGAGGGTATATTCTTAACTTTTTATCATTATATCTGTTTAgatttgatataaataaatctaGAATTTCATCATTTTTCTAAACTTAAATAATCATATTGTTTCAATTTTTCATACTCTGTCAGTTTGAAAGTATTAACAGAATTGAACATGTGAACATTGTTCTTTTCAGCCCCTTTTTCTCCATTACCTATAATTTGTAGTCTGAGGTTTTGATTCAAATTACCACTCAGGAAAAAGAAGCTGAGTTTCTAAGTAGATCTTGCCAGTGATGACAAATTACCCACAAAACAGATTGGTTGCTTGCAATAAAGCAAATTTGAAACCAGTCAAAAATATAAGTTGGTTGAGTAAGGACATGGATACAGATGTCTATAGATACAACTTCTGGAGGTTTAGATTGAACTCTCTCCctcaaaaaaataagaaacatagcAACCCATGAAAGATGACATTTTTGTTTGATTAGTGGCATATGCCAAAAGTACctcttgtgtacacacacacacacaaacacacgcatgcacacacacatgcacacacacacataggagagataaagaaagaaagtactgctcagttctggcttatgattgcTGTGGAGgacctttgtttttatttcacacAAATACGTGTATTGGCCTAAAAAACTGAATAAAATCCCATCACCTCTCCCAAAGCTGTAGGTGTTAACATCAgtattcaatgttttttttttaattttatttaagaaaggattaatgaacaaaaccatagggtaggagggatacaactccacacaattcccaccacccaatctccattccccaccccctcccctgatagcttcccactctctatccctctgggaggatggacccagggtcattgtgggttgcagaaggtggaaggtctggcttctgtaatggcttccccgctgaacatgggcattgactggtcggtccatattcccagtctgcctctctctttccctagtagggtgggtctctggggatgcggagctccaggacacattggtggggtcttcagtccagggaagcctggctggcatcctgatgacatctggaacctgagtaatgaagctgaagggttgtgtcattccacacgtgaagtctctggacacagtctgaagtgaagcatgttgaggtggcaatcgttgcgttggttaggttgtgatcggcagatgcaatattatttggtatggattgggagaggcatacgggaaagtgggccctatcaaagggttccaggactgggggaagtagaggctctatagtggagatgtgagtttcctgctgtcttaggttcaaaaacacaatcgatagttaatgttatcatcacattatctggtaattgggttaactttgaaaagtccttttgttatggtttgctgtacagtacccagtatcttgtatatagctgtgctattggttgcttctgatctacttggtctaggcttttgagaaagtccgtatatcaaatacacagtctatatattaaaaagattcagtctatgttttaaaaaactttgagacatacaattaatttcccccctctcatattaattaactactgatttatatgactacattttgctaggagtgtacataaacaccattcccaccaccaaaagactgtgacccatccctcccacccactcccatcccccactggcccaggaggctgcatgtctacccctcaccacagggtttttactttggtgccctacttacaatttggtcaggtcctgcttttagtttccctttaagatcttcttactcaacttctgttgattagtgggatcatcccatactcatctttatctttctgacttagctcatcaataaattcaagagaattgaaatcataccaagtatcttctcagaccacagtggattaaaactaacatttaacaacaaacagaaaattattaaaagtcacagaatttggaaactaaacaacatactccttaagaatcactgggtcagagattcactcaagcaggaaattcaaatgttcctggaaacaaatgaaaatgagaacacaacctatcaaaatatttgggacacagctaaagcagtactgagagggaaacttatagccatacaatcacatattaaacaccaagaaaaagctcaaatgaacaaccttactgaacacctcaaggacttagaggaagaggaacaaaggaaccctaaagcaaccagaaggacagaaatcactaaaattagagcaaaaataaacaacatcgaaaataaaagaaccatacaaaagatcaatgaagccaaatgttggttctttgaaagattaaacaaaattgacaaacccctagccagacttaccaaacaaaaaagagagaagactcaaattaatagaattgtaaacgatggaggagatatcacatctgacaccacagaaatccagagaattctgtgaaacttctataaagaactatatgccaccaagctagagaatctggaagaaatggaacaattcctagaagcatatgcccttccaaacctgaaccaagaagaactacaaaatctaaatgcaccaattacagacaaagaaattgaaaccattattaagaatctccccaacaacaaaagtcctggaccagatggcttcacaaacgaattctacaaaactttcaggaaacagttagtacccatacttcttaagcttttccataagactgaagaaacaggaatactcccttccacattctatgaagccagcatcaccctgataccaaagtaTTCAATGTTATATTCTATTAATGCTGGAACCTTCATTAGAGTTCATTTCCTCCATccattaattcctttttttttaaattaggataTAGAATGTTCTGATGAAATAGTTTTTGTGTATTTTTCCAGCCAACTAATTATTTTGCAACATTCACTAGAATTTAATTATGCTTctgtcaggctagcttcgtgggtgggagagagacgactagtgactcatggctgagtggtacgcagttcaatctttattcatgtggaacacagcacaaactaatctatctctaatcacaatcttgtccttatatatcctgaggtggaagagtcaggtcgaAGAGGAtttacataggataggggggtggggagaaggaaaagcatgcaaaacagtgaggatcaaaccaatgccctggaggcagggtggtgcctagttaacagtggttatgtaaatagaatacagtgttaagcaggggggattaaaccaatgaaacagaaggggtcttagaagaagaatttagaagcataccaacaattctccctttctttttaactaatggccatagtatcaggagtgtggggtgtatagaaacctatatcatacaggcattttcaaaagaactggcacaagacatgaaGGTACAAGTAAGAGaggagcaagaaccagtgtgatgtcaaggggaggcctgagggggcgtttcttgcctcaaagggcaaggcctatcaggcaaaagggcatttcttgcctctggaaaTACCTTGTGTTTGAATTATGCCTGCGTCTAATTATTCAATAGATTCAAGAATAAGACATTGTATTAGGAGATTTTCTTAGGATAGGATGATAGTGGCTTGCAGCTGTGGGATAATTGTaaaagcatggtaagagcataggggaactcacatcataaagatggaggtctgaaaagataccccacctgtcatCCTCTCCCTTTAAGGGGTCGAGTATGGTGGGAAAAGCTTTCCAAGGCTGGCTCGTTGGTCTTGGGATATGATTCTCACTttgggaaaagctttcctgactcaatttcctcttgtcagtctcccaagcatcacaaagtcctacaccccctaacacttaactcattcccttgttacaaacAAAATGGTTGcttgcttaaagttcactataagttcaccatctttgatcacatacagacTATACTCCATCATCCTACCCTGTCAGTAGAATAATAGGCCCACACTCCATTTCTTCGTTATTTGATCACTACTCCATATATCAATATTCTGCCTTTCTATGTTTACCCCTCCCTTGCTAgtataattaacatgtttttctaaataccttcagTTAATTAACTCTCTAACCCAAAGCTACTAACTCTTctctacccctatcaattctcttcattccttagatcctTCACCATGAGGGCTCTGACCTTTAGAAACCCATCATtattgtcacatgtgaaaaatgttctttgttaccTTCTCCTAGTTAAATCTTGCCTTCTGTGCAATACATTTGATTTGTTCATAGATGAATGATCCCCTAGTCTCTGTTTGTTTAGTCCCTAGCACTAGCACGAGAGATCAGCCTGGCTTACTCTGCTGCAAGGCCACCCATGTGAATGCCAGCATGCAGCATGACCAAGAATAGCAGCATACCGTCTCTGAACTATCCTATACCAGCTTCTAATTATAATTGCTTTTGGAGAGTCCATTAATAAAAGTCTGAGTAGTTTCGTATATAAATGTGCTTCAAATTGTGTGTAATGTCCTGAATCA
The DNA window shown above is from Erinaceus europaeus chromosome 2, mEriEur2.1, whole genome shotgun sequence and carries:
- the PRR16 gene encoding protein Largen produces the protein MSAKSKGTPASSSPAEGPPAASKTKVKEQIKIIVEDLELVLGDLKDVAKELKEVVDQIDTLTSDLQLEDEMTDSSKTDTFNSSSSGTTASSIEKIKEQAKAPLIKPPAHPSAILTVLRKPNPPPPPPRLTPVKCEDSQQTAVPAINPVKTNGTLLRNGGLQKAPNKIPNGDICCIPTNNLDKMPVPPLIHRPEKDRCPQAGPRERVRFNEKVQYHGYCPDCDTRYHIKHREVHLHSDPVHPLAKLPHPGPPLPPPPHLPPFPLENGGLGISHSNSFPPLRPAAVPPPTAPKPQKTILRKSTTTTV